In one window of Campylobacter coli DNA:
- a CDS encoding molybdopterin guanine dinucleotide-containing S/N-oxide reductase, whose product MLDRRKFLKIGAALSTLPLIPTLGAGKSVEATKVSLGLVKNGEVITAAHWGILKLTIKDGKIVKSEPWEKITKMDNPLQHYTADMVYKSRIKYPYVRKSYLQNPDNPKPELRGKDEFVRVSYDEAVKLIAKELKKTREAKGTSAIFGGSYGWKSSGNMQNARILLHRFLNVTGGFVGATGDYSTGASQVIMPYVVGSIEVYEQQTSWENILEHSKYVVIWGADPISTLRIAWTASEQRGLAYFEKLKEKKIKVICIDPVRTDTAKFLNAKWVAPRPNTDVALMMGMASHLIAKNKVNYEFLENYTIGFDKFKDYLDGKEDGIKKDVKWASKICGIDEKTIKNLAEIFYDNPTMIMSGWGMQRAHYGEQPHWMLVTLASMIGQIGTKGGGFGLSYHYSNGGVPTCKGGVIGGINAGSLGIWKNGKFQGLAKSNQASGGAEWLQNAASYSFPVARIADALLNPGKTIDHNGSKITYPDIDFIYWVGGNPLVHHQDTNTNVKAWRKPRTVVVNEIYWTPTAKMADIVMPTTSSYERDDITMSGDYSNMHIIPMKQAVEPVGESKDDYIIFADICKVYGQNVYNAYTEKGKKAKDFIKEYYDSALKQTQSFGEAFATPMPNFEEFWAKNEPITFEATAESLEWTRFSEFIEDPILNALGTESGLIEIYSQTIKNYNYNDCKAHPTWFEPIEWLGNATKEAPFHLLTNHPKDRLHSQLCHTSLRETYAIKDREPILINTKDAKKLGIKNGDVVRVFNKRGEVLAGVIVSDDIMQGVVRLCEGAWYDPDENGLCKCGNANVLTIDIPSSKLANGNIAHTGLVNIEKFTDKLPTLSAFSAPKGAI is encoded by the coding sequence ATGTTAGATAGAAGAAAATTTTTAAAAATTGGTGCAGCATTAAGTACTTTACCCCTTATTCCAACTTTAGGCGCAGGAAAAAGTGTAGAAGCTACAAAAGTAAGTCTTGGACTTGTCAAAAATGGTGAAGTCATCACAGCGGCTCATTGGGGGATTTTAAAACTTACCATAAAAGATGGTAAAATCGTTAAAAGTGAACCTTGGGAAAAAATCACCAAGATGGACAACCCTTTACAGCATTACACTGCAGATATGGTTTATAAATCTCGTATAAAATATCCTTATGTACGCAAATCCTATCTTCAAAATCCTGACAATCCTAAACCTGAACTTCGCGGAAAAGATGAATTTGTGCGTGTAAGTTATGATGAAGCTGTAAAACTCATCGCAAAAGAACTCAAAAAAACAAGAGAAGCTAAGGGCACAAGTGCTATTTTTGGTGGAAGTTATGGTTGGAAATCAAGTGGCAATATGCAAAATGCTAGAATATTATTGCATAGGTTTTTAAATGTTACAGGTGGTTTTGTTGGCGCTACTGGAGATTATTCTACAGGGGCTTCTCAGGTTATTATGCCTTATGTGGTTGGTTCAATTGAAGTTTATGAACAACAAACCTCGTGGGAAAATATCTTAGAACATTCTAAATATGTTGTTATTTGGGGTGCTGACCCAATTTCTACCCTACGCATTGCTTGGACTGCATCAGAACAAAGAGGCTTAGCTTATTTTGAAAAACTTAAGGAAAAGAAAATAAAAGTTATTTGTATTGATCCTGTAAGAACTGATACAGCTAAATTTTTAAATGCAAAATGGGTAGCGCCACGCCCAAATACCGATGTAGCTTTAATGATGGGTATGGCAAGTCATTTGATTGCCAAAAATAAAGTTAATTATGAATTTTTAGAAAACTATACTATAGGTTTTGATAAATTTAAAGATTATCTTGATGGAAAAGAAGACGGTATCAAAAAAGATGTCAAATGGGCAAGTAAAATTTGTGGTATCGATGAAAAGACAATTAAAAATTTAGCTGAAATTTTCTATGATAATCCTACTATGATTATGAGCGGATGGGGTATGCAAAGAGCTCATTATGGTGAGCAGCCACACTGGATGCTTGTAACTTTAGCTTCTATGATAGGACAAATCGGTACTAAAGGTGGTGGTTTTGGACTTAGTTATCATTATAGCAATGGAGGTGTGCCAACTTGCAAAGGTGGAGTAATTGGTGGAATCAATGCAGGAAGTTTAGGCATTTGGAAAAATGGTAAATTTCAAGGTTTGGCTAAATCAAATCAAGCAAGCGGTGGCGCAGAATGGCTTCAAAATGCTGCAAGTTACTCTTTCCCTGTAGCAAGAATAGCAGATGCTTTACTTAATCCTGGCAAAACCATAGATCACAATGGTAGCAAAATTACTTATCCTGATATTGATTTTATCTACTGGGTAGGTGGAAATCCACTCGTACACCATCAAGATACCAATACCAATGTAAAAGCATGGCGAAAACCTCGCACTGTAGTAGTAAATGAAATTTATTGGACCCCAACAGCAAAAATGGCAGATATTGTAATGCCTACAACTTCATCTTATGAAAGAGATGATATTACTATGAGCGGGGATTATTCTAATATGCATATAATACCGATGAAACAAGCAGTTGAACCAGTGGGTGAAAGCAAAGATGATTATATAATTTTTGCTGATATATGCAAAGTTTATGGTCAAAATGTATACAATGCTTATACAGAAAAGGGTAAAAAAGCAAAAGACTTCATCAAAGAATATTATGATAGTGCTTTAAAACAAACTCAAAGCTTTGGCGAGGCTTTTGCTACTCCTATGCCAAATTTTGAAGAATTTTGGGCAAAAAATGAACCTATTACCTTTGAAGCCACTGCAGAAAGCTTAGAATGGACACGTTTTTCAGAATTTATAGAAGATCCAATCCTTAATGCTTTAGGCACAGAATCAGGCTTGATTGAAATTTATTCTCAAACAATCAAAAATTACAATTATAATGATTGTAAAGCGCATCCTACTTGGTTCGAACCGATTGAATGGCTTGGAAATGCTACTAAAGAAGCACCTTTTCATCTACTCACAAACCACCCAAAAGATCGCTTGCATTCTCAGCTTTGCCACACAAGCTTAAGAGAAACTTATGCGATAAAAGATAGAGAGCCAATTTTAATAAATACCAAAGATGCGAAAAAACTTGGTATTAAAAATGGCGATGTTGTAAGAGTCTTTAACAAACGCGGAGAGGTCTTAGCAGGTGTAATTGTAAGTGATGATATCATGCAAGGTGTCGTAAGACTATGCGAGGGTGCTTGGTATGATCCTGATGAAAATGGACTTTGCAAATGCGGAAATGCAAATGTCTTAACCATAGATATTCCAAGTTCAAAACTTGCAAATGGTAATATAGCACATACAGGACTTGTAAATATAGAAAAATTTACAGATAAGCTTCCGACTCTTAGTGCTTTTAGTGCTCCAAAAGGTGCTATTTAA